CTGTAGTTTTGCACTTTTATAAGACAGAACTCGCTTGAGCCGTTATTCAAAAACGGCTACAGGAACACTTTTATAATGCATCAGCAGGCCAAGAAGCCTGCATTTTGCGCCGAAACGCTATGCGGCAAGTTTCGCGAGCGCTAAAAGCTGCTTGATTTTTCGAGACTTACGGGCCTTGCCCATAAAGATGCTCAAAATTGATCTTTGAATGCTCTTGGCTCTGAGCTGCTCCTGCATGTCGAGCACCGAGAGGTAGCGCTTGTGCGGGTACCAGGGCACGGCATCCCACAGCTCCGGCTGTCGTTGTGACGATTCTCTCAGACTCCACAATGTCAGCAAACTCAAGGCCGCGCACGTCAGGTTTGCCGAGCGAGAGACCGCCGTTTCTCTTCTGCACTGGTAGTCGCCGAAGCCGAGGTGCTCTTTCATGTCCTTGAACGCCGTCTCCACCGCCCACCGGGCGGCGACAAGGTGAAGGATGAATGCAATGGAGCGGTTGAGGTCAGTGCAGAAGAAATAGCGGGGCCTCTTCGCTCGGGGCCAGTGGACGATGAGCACCTTGATGAGACCATCTGCCGGTTTCCAGACCGCGGTAAACGCGTGAACCCTGATGTCACGCATACGTCCGTAGAGTTTCAGGCGACAGGTGGTGTACGTGACCGACTGGGCGATCTTGGAGAGTTTCTGTAGTCGCGGCCCGTACTTGCGGGGACGCCCCCGCCGGGTCTTCCGAGTCTTCGCCGGGAGCTCATAGAGTGCGGCGTCGCTTCTCAGACGTCCGATGAGAGTGGAGCCTAAAAGCTTAACACATCCCAGCATGAGACGCCGCACGTAGCCGCCGTCGACGACGAGTATCATGCTTCGCTGCAGAGAGTTGCAGATATGGGTGATCATCTGGACGGCTATTTCAATACGGCTGCGGTGTGTGCGGTCGGCGGGAAGACTCTTGCGCGGGACATAGAGCTTCGTCCACAGAGGAAAACAGAGCCATTTTGAAAATAAACTACTCCGGTAAAGAAAACCAAGAGTAACCCAGTTGTGGCCGAAGATGTATTTGGGCTGATCGCCCTTTGCGGTGTGATTGAAATGCAGTCCGCGACCGAAAATCTTCGGGCCGGTTTTCCGGACGTTGGTATCGTCAATGGCGAAGATCAGCGGCACATGTGCAGGGAGATAGTGAAGGATCAACGAGAGGATGGAACGCGCGAGCTGTTCCACGTCCCAGACATACCGACTCACGAACCTGTGGACGTTACTGAACGAGCGGATGAGCCCACTGAGGCGCACCGCCGTGGTCACGGTACGCTTTGATCTACTCAACAATGTGCTCGTCAGCATGCTTTTGAAATGCTCGTAGCTGGGAGCGGTGAACACTTCAGAAATGGGATCGATCATCTTGACAAATGACTCCGCGAGGTGCCATAGTATCACCGGTTCTTACTCCTTTTGTTTGTGGTGCACCTCCAACGCTATTGAAAGTGTGCCACAACTGAGGGCGTAAGAACCATTTTTTATTGACACCTCGTATGCTAAATTTCTGCAAAACTACAGTTGTTTATGTATGTTTTGTGACATGCAAGACACTGGAATCTTTGTTTATGGTTCGAAGTCTTGCCATACTTTTGAACATGTGAACAGTCACAATGAACGCACCGTTTTTTTTGACATGATAAATCTCCTTTCTTAAACCGGTTTAAGAAAGGAAAGTATATAAAATACCCAATTATTTATCTAACAAAGGGTTATGCAATATTTACCAACACGAAAACCAACAATCTATGAGTATTTCACCCATTGCGAGGAGTCCCGGCGAGCTGGGAAAGCAATCTATTGTATTACAATGAATTGAGAGTGCTTCGTCCCGCTCAGCGGGACTCGCAATGACAAATTAATTCAAGGCAATTCCGAGACACGACACTAGCAGCTTAAACGGATCAAACCTCCTGATGGCTGGCTGACCGGTTCAGCCTTTGCCGCACGCAGCCTTTATTGCCCTTTCCAACTCCTCAGGCTCGTCGGAGCCGATGCCGTAGCGCCTGCCGTTCTTCATTCCGAGCTCGACTGCGGCGAGGCCGGAAACGCGGAACAGCCAGCCGCAGGGCATCCATCTCAAGCCCCAGCCGAAGTACCAGGGATAGCGCACCATTCGGCAGGAGTCTATTGCTGAGAGCGGTATTGTCTTCCTGATGAGGCCGTGACCGTACCGAACTTTCAGGGCATCATCGCCGATTTCCACGGTGAGGCTGTACATGAGAGCGAGGGCGATGGCAAGGATGAGGCATACGATCAGGGCAACTGTGTTGTATCCCAATAATGCCATGAGCAGGACGATGATTGCGATTCCTGCGCCCAGCACGAATCGCAATAGATACCCGGGCTGCGCGTGGCGATACACTATACTCGTTATATCATCACCTCCCTACTTGGTTACCTCATTACGCTGATTAGCCTGCAACTAGAAACTAATGACTAGCGACTGCTTTTTTACATGTCCAAAACGCAGCGGACCGTCCACCACCCGCCCTTCTGCTCGACCTTTAGCCCCTGATAGGATGCCGCTTTGACCTCGTGGCCGAGTCCCGCGCCTACCCGTTCCGGTTTCACGCCGCTCGCCGCCGCCGTGAGCGCGTAGCCGCCGTGAGTCGCCCGGGTGATCCCGTGCACACGGCAGTCGATAAAGATGAGAGTGTGGAGGCCCTGCTGGGCCAGCAGCTCGTTGAGGAACTCCACGAGGAGTTCCTCATGCGTGGCCGCTCTTGCTTCAATCTCGATGGATTTTTCCGGTGCGGCAGCCCTCGCATTGACCATCAGGCCGATCATGGCCCTGGCGGCCTCAGCGAAGGCCTCTTCCAGTGTCGGCCCGGTCGCCTCTATCGCCGCGTCGCCAATGTGCTCGAGATATCTGTATGACATATAAACCCTAAATCCTAAACTCTAAATAAATCCGTAATTCCAAACAAATCCAAAACTCAAAATGGTGGAAATAATATTTTGCATTTTTGGAATTTGTGTTTTGAGTTTGTTTAGGGTTTAGAGTTTGGTGTTTCGAGTTTCACGTTGGTACGAGCCCCGGTGGAGCTCCTCCAATCAAACGAGCGTCGGTGGATGTCGCAGGGGCCGTGTTCGTGGAGGGCGTGGATATGCTCGGCGGTGCCGTATCCCTTGTGGCGCGCAAAACCGTACTGGGGGTATTGTCTGTCGTAGAGGAGCATGAGGTTGTCACGGTACACCTTCGCCACGATGGATGCGGCGGCGATGGAGAATATCTTCCCATCGCCTCCCGCGATCGCCTCCTGGGGGATGCCGATTCCCGGTATCGTCCTTGCGTCAACCAGCACGTGCTGGACCTTCATCTTCAGATCGAGGATGGCGAGCCGCATCGCCTCGAGCGTCGCCCTGTAGATGTTGATCCGGTCTATCTCTCCCACGTCAACCAACCCGATCCCCACGCTGAGCGCTTCTCTCCTGATCGCTCCATCCAACTGTACCCTGCGGTCGTGACTGAGTTCCTTGGAATCCCTGATGCCTTCGAGGAAGGTGCGGCGAGGAAAGACCACGGCCGCCGCGACCACCGGCCCGGCGAATGGTCCGACTCCGACCTCATCCACGCCGGCGATGTAGCTCACCCCCCGCTCCCACAGTGATTGCTCATGGGCGAGCAGCGCGGCGAGGCGGCTCCTCTCGCGCTCGCGCTTTGCGGTTCGCTTTTTCAAGACAGAGGCAATCCGCCGCACCCCCGCGCGAGGATCGGTTTCGAGGAGGGCGATCTCACCGCTGGCGGGCGTCTCCCCTCCGCGGAGAAACCGGATCTCGATTTCCCTCACCGTAAGCTGTAGCTGGTCTCTCATAATCCTGCAGTTCCAGATGCTCCGTGCTGACCTCACGCCCCGAATTTGGTCAGCTTCCGCGCGTGCGCGAGCAGAATCGGCATGAGGTCGGTCGATGGCCTCAAGCCCAGTGCGCCGGACGCGCAACTCTTTTCCGTTAAGCGCGCCCCGCTGCTCACGCGGCAGTAGGGAGAATGCAGGAGGAGCGGCACGGGGTGCCAGCTGTGCATCGCGAGGGCGCACGGTGTCGAGTGGTCGGCGGTGATGGCGAGGACATCAGGTTTGAGTGTGAGCAGTTCGGGAACGATGCCGTCCAGCTCCTCGATCGCCTCCACCTTCGCCGGGAAGTTGCCGTCCTCTCCCTTGGTGTCGGTCTTCTTGTAGTGCAGGTAGAAGAAATCATAACCGGCGAAGTTGTCGGCGAGCATCCTGAGATCCTCAGCGGTGCTCCCCGTGTGCGGGGCGACCGTCATCCCCACGAGACGTGCGAGGCCGCGGTACATCGGGTACTGCGCCACGGCGAACGCATTCACGCCGTATCTCTCCGCCATCGTCGGGAGGGGTTCATATTTGGCGAAGCCGCGAAGGAGCACCATGTTTCCCCGTTTCTCTCCGTTGAGGATTGCGGCGGCCTGGGTGATGAGGTTATTAAACAGCGCTGCCGTTTTTTCGGCCTCTTTGGTAAACGCGCGCGCGAGGAGGGCGGGCACTCCGAGTTCTTGCGGATCCGTGTCGTGGATATCGCCCGAGAGCCCGTCGCCGCGGAGCACGATGAGCCCCCGGTACTCCTTCACGGTTTCGATGAAGACATCAACGCCCTTTAGCGGCCTGATCCCCTCGCGCAGCTTCTTCACGAGGCGCTGGTTCTCTTCGGTGCTGAGGCGGCCCGCCCGGCGGTCCACGAGCTTCCCGTTATTGTCCACCGTGGCGAAATTGAAGCGCGCGGCGACATCCCTACCGGTAAGGCGGAAATCAATTCCCAATCCTTCGAGCACGCCCCGGCCGATATTGTATTTGATGGGATCGTAGCCGAAGAGCGCGAGGTGCGCCGGCCCGCTGCCCGGCGTGATTCCGGGCCCCACGGGCTCCAGGAGGCCGCACGAGGATATGCGTGCGAGGGCGTCCAGGTTGGGTGTGCGCGCCGCCTCGAGCTCCGTCGGCCCGCCCGGCTCCATCGGCAGCCCGCCGAGGCCGTCGGCGACGACCAGCAGTATTTTGCGCGCGCTTTTTTCCTGCAGTCCCTTTATCACTTCTATCAGTTCCTCGCCCATTCGCATTCTCCTTGCGGAAGTGTATGTTGAATTCTAACATATTCTTTCTTAAACCGTAAACATGTTCTGTGATTAGGTGACACAACATGTGGCGGCTCTTGCCAAATCCGCACAATATATCTGTAGCCGACACTTAAGTGTCGGCTACAGGGTATTGGGGATTTACAAGCGCTTCACTGAGCGGTTACCGGGAAAAGGATATAGTGCTTGCATCAAAATACCGATTTTTTTATACTACCGCTCCATACGGATATGCCGCGTGCGGAAGGGCTAGGGATGAAAGAGGTAACAATGCTTAGAAAGATTGTGGGTGAGGAAGATTTCAAGAAGCTCGCGAAGATTGATAACCCGCCCCTCCATGAATTCCTCGCCTGGTGCGTGGAGCTTTGCAACCCGGCAACAATTTTCGTATGTGCGGATGAACCTGAAGATATTCGTTACCTCCGCGAGTCGGCGGTGAGAAATAGTGAAGAGACGCCTCTCGCGCGCAAGGGCCATACCTTCCACTTCGACAACTACAACGACCAGGGGAGAGACAAGAAGAACACGGGAATTCTTGTCCCCGCGGGAGTGAGCCTCGGCGAGGCGATTGAGACCAAGCCGCGCGATATGGCCCTGAAGGATATCCACGATATTCTCAGGAACATCATGCAGGGCAAAGAGGCATACGTCTGCTTCTTCACCCTGGGCCCGCCCGATTCCGTTTTTTCCATCCCCTGCGTGCAGATCACCGACTCGAGCTACGTCGCCCACAGCGAGACCATTCTCTACAGGCCGGGATACCGAGAATTTATACGGCAGGGGCCGAAGGCGCGGTTCTTCAAGTTCCTGCATTCTCAGGGCGAACTCGACGAGCGCAAGACCTGCAAGAATCTCGATATGCGGCGCATCTATATAGATATCATGGATGACATCGTTTACAGCGTGAACACACAGTACGGCGGCAACACGATCGGGCTCAAGAAGCTGGCGATGCGCCTCGCAATCCACAGGGGATCGAGAGAGGGATGGCTTACGGAACATATGCTCATCATGGGGGTTCATGGACCGAAGAAGCGCACGACATATTTCCTCGGGGCCTTCCCGTCGCTCTGCGGCAAGACATCCACCGCCATGCTCGAGGGAGAGTCGATTGTCGGCGACGATATCGCCTATCTTCGGAAAAAGGATGGCGAGGTGCGCGCGGTCAACGTGGAGAAGGGAATGTTCGGCATCATCCAGAGCGTGAACTCCAAGGACGACCCGAGCCAGTGGGACGCGCTGCATTCCCCGGGAGAGGTCATATTTTCCAATGTGCTCGTCACCCCTGAAAAAGGGGTGTGCTGGATCGGGAAAGATGGGGAAGTTCCTCCCCGCGGGATGAATCACTCCGGCGAGTGGTGGATCGGAAAGAAGGATGCTGCGGGGAAGGAAATCCCGCCCTCACACCCGAACGCACGATTCACTCTCTCGCTGGAGACACTTGGTAATGTTGACCCGGCGCTGCACGACCCTGAGGGTGTCACGGTAGGCGCGATCGTGTACGGCGGCCGGGATTCTGACACCTCCGTCCCTGTGGAAGAGTCGTTCGACTGGGCGCACGGGATTATCACCAAGGGCGCCGCGCTCGAGTCGGAGACCACCGCCGCGACGCTCGGGAAGGAAGGAGTGCGCGAGTTCAATCCGATGTCAAATCTGGATTTCCTCTCCATCCAGATCGGAAAATATATCCGGACAAACCTCGACTTCAGCTCCGGCCTGAAAACCCCTCCCCAAATCTTCTCCGTGAACTATTTCATCAAGGGGAAGGACGGTAAGTTCCTCAACAAGAAGACGGACAAGAGGGTCTGGTACAAGTGGATGGAGCTGCGCGTGCACGGTGACGTCGAGGCGATCCGCACGCCCACCGGCCTGATCCCGAGATATGAGGATCTGGAGAAGCTGTTTGCGCAGGTGCTCAAAGAAGGGTATGCCGGAAAGGACTACATGGCGCAGTTTACCGTGCGGATTCCTGAGAATCTCGCCAAGATCGACCGGATAGAAGAGATTTACAGGACGGTGGTGCAGGACACGCCCGAGATTCTGTTCACTGTATTGGAAGAGCAAAAGGAAAGATTAATCCAGGCGCGAAAAAAGTTCGGAGAGTATATCACGCCAGATAAATTTTAATCGTACTGTGTCACTCCCCTGGCCTTAGGTTTAAAAACCAGACTTCAAATTTCAAAACAAATCCCAGATCTAAATCTCCAACGCACAAGACTCCTATGTCATTTTCGGTTTTTGCTGGATTTTGTATTTTGAATGTGGGATTTGTTTGGGATTTTGGATTTGGGATTTATTTTTCTATTCCCTTTCTCCCCTTTACCCCGCGCCGATAGTAGTGTTTCCGCTCCCTCATCTCCGTGACGAGGTCGGCGCGCTTCGTGAGCGCAGGGTGGGCGGATCGGCCGGTGATGACGAGCTCGACGTGCGGCGGTTTCAGGTTGGCGAGCTGCACGAGTTCTGACACAGGGAATAGACCCAGGCGCGCGGCGATGGCCGCCTCGTCGAGTATGACGAGGCCGTATGCGCCGGAGAGGATGGCCGCCTCGCATTCCTTGAGCCCGCGCCGTGCCGCCGTGATATCAGTCGGCCGTGGCTTCCCGCGGATAAAGCATCCCCGACCATACCTCTTTACCACTATTCGGCCCCTGTGCTTCTCAAGCGCCCTGTCCTCGCAGTAGGGCCTCCCCTTGATGAACTGGGCGATGAGCACTCGCATCCCGGCGCCCGCCGCCCGCAACGCGAGGCCGAGGGCTGCGGTCGTCTTGCCTTTCCCGTCACCGGTGTAGAGCTGGACGTAACCTTTCATTCGAGGGCAGTATAGTAGAAGATAGTGCGGATATCAATCAGATACGCCAGAGGTGAAAAACGGCAGGGCACGCTCATGCGTGCCCTGCGCGAGTCTCATTCCAGCTTTTTACTGAATCGTGAAGAGGTTTGAGTTCTCCACGGGCAGATCGGTGCGGACGAATCCATCCCACTTGTAGATGAAGGCGGTCGCGAAGACGTAGTTGCCCGCGAAGCTTGCACCCTTGGGCGCACGCACCCCAATGGAACCGGTTGTATGAACGGGCGGGAACGCGGCGTTGCTGAACGTCGGCTCCTTGATCTTCCCTGTGTAGCTGAAGTCACAAGCGTAGGAGAGCGTGGCAAAGGTGCCAGGAGGCACGACGGTCGGGCTCGCGGTCAGGTTGATGTAGTTGGGGGTCGGGGTAGCGGTGGGTGTGGGAGTTGGAATGAACTCCCCGAAGCAGTACATGCAATTGTCGTTATTCCCGACGTAAAGTCTCCCATCTGAGGAGATCGACGGTGACGAGCTCATGCTGTTGCCTATCAGGAAGCTCCAGATGAGCGTTCCAGAAGAGCTGAGCGCATAGAGGTATCCGCCATCGCCGACATAGATAGAGCCGTCCGAGCCCAGCGCGGGTGATGACTCCATTTTTCCGGCGGCGATGAACGACCACTGGAGAGCGCCGTGCGGGTTAAACGCATACAGGGCATTGTCTCTGCCCGGCAGGTACACGCCCCCGTCTGAACCGATCGCCGGCGAAGAATATAGGACGCCCCCCGTCGTGTAGCTCCATGAAAGTCTCCCTGCGCCGGTCAGCCCGTACAATCTGCCGTCGTGAGAGCCGACATAGCCGATATTGGCGGAGCCGAGCGCGGGGGATGATTCCACGTAGTCCCCAGTCGGATAGCTCCAATGGAGGTTGCCCGACGAATCAATGGAGTAGATGTTGTTGTCATACGACCCAAACGATATCCCACTGAGCGGCCCTATGGCGGGGGATTAAAATTCGATGAATGTGCCGGCGGCATAGCTCCAGTGGAGGCTTACATCGGGCGGTCCGGTATAAGGGCTCCGGCCTGTGTGCTGCGCATTGTAGCGGAACATGGGCCAGGCAAATGGGCCGGGCTGGGCGAAGCCCGTGTAAAGCGATGCCAGGATGAGGGCGGAAGCCGGGCACAATGTTCTTCTCATGGGTTATCCTTCCATTTCGTTTGAGCCAACTTGTATATCGCAGATTAAAATTAACGAATTCCAGTTAATCATCCATAAGGAGCCATTTCTTTTCAAATGGCACTCCCTTAATTTCGGGCAAATCTAATCCCTCCATATATACGCTCCTAAGCATATCTCCTTAGTCCCGTACCGCAGACACAACTTTTTAAATTTTCATAGACGGATTTCAGCCCCTTTTCAGCGGCCTGCTGTGAGGCAAAACAAGCCCATTCATAGCGGCCTTCCCTCAAAGAACTTTTGGCTTGTTCCAAATCGCTCTCGGCCTGCCGCAACCAGTCAATGCTTCTCTCAGACATATCGTCCTCCAAGCGGCTTTAATAATAGCCTATTTCACACCTAAGCGGTTATGAAATCCACCTTCCTGAGTAATGGGACAGTTATGGCGGGTGCGTCGCTGGTATTTGTCGCTCCTGCGGAAGCAGACCTTCCCATCCGAACCTATCGCGGGCAAGGAAAAACATATGACGTCCCCGGTTTTATAACTCCATGCCAGAGACGGGATAGAGGGGCCGGCGTAGGGGCTCCGGCCGGTGTGCTCCTTGTTGCACCGGAACATCGGCTAGGGCGAATCGGCAAGCTGGGCATTTGAGCTTGCAGCAAAGATACATGAACAAAATACAGCAACGAGAAGCAGGGTGATTGTTTCGTGCAACATTGTGGGTTTCCGGGCACTATAAGGTTGGATTAATCTCATAGCTTCTCCTTAAGCTTTAAGAGGATTTTCAAGTCTCCTCTATCCCTATCTCTCCCGGAAGATTGCTTCATTTTAATCAAATCATCCAGAGATGCGAAATAAGCCTGTGCTTCTCCGATCCTTCCCGTAACCTTGTTTTTCCAAACCTCATCAAACGTTATCCCCTTAACAAAAGGGTGGACGTCGCTTTCGACCGCATATTGGCGTATCAGAATCTTCTTGGACAACATTTCGGCAGGGGAGACATCAGCCATATCGTATCCGAAATCCTTGAGAGCTTCCCATGTCCTTTTGGCGTTTGACTTGGTTGCGCGAATAAAGATATCAATATCCAGAGTAGCCCTGGAGTAACCGTGCACGGGAAAGGCCGTCGCTCCAATAATAACGTATTCCACGTTATGGTCGTTTAATGATCTCAAAAGGCTTTCGGTATCCATTCCTGATCAATATCTCCGAAATCTCCTTTGATTTTTGAAACATCATTTGAAAGCGTTGCTCCACAGAAAGAGAGAGCTGATAATCAAGCTCGAAGTCAAGCTCGCGCTCTTCGTCATCCTTGTAAATCTTCAATATCGGTGACATCATATCTCCCTTTTCCGCTTATGCGTTCTTCAAAAAATCGGATCGCCCCGCTATCCGTAGTAATTATAACATATGAATATCACAAACCTGTATATTTTGGTTCTCTTCCATTTCGTGTGGGTGCGGTACATTCTCCTCCCTCCTCGCCAGAGGCGAGCGAGCTTGAGGCTTGTCCGCCTCCGGCGGAGGGAGGACTAAGGTGGGGGGTGCCTTAAAAGCACATCATGATCTATATTAAATCAGAAGGAGTTACAAGTAGTGCCCCCCACACAAAGTGGAAGAGAACTACATTTTTAATCGCCTCTCGAAAGGAATGCTTGCAAATGACCTATCACTGCACACTGCCGGGGTGTGCAGAGGGCTACTCACTGAATCGTGAAGAGGTTTGAGTTCTCCACCGGAAGGTCGGTGCGGACGAATCCATCCCCCTTGTAGATGAAGGCGGTCGCGAAGACGTAGTTGCCCGCGAAGCTTGCACCCTTGGGCGCACGCACCCCAATGGAACCGGTTGTATGAACGGGCGGGAACGCGGCGTTGCTGAACGTCGGCTCCTTGATCTTCCCTGTGTAACAGAAACCCCTTGATAGGGCCAGGTGGTGAAGTCGCAGGCATAGGCGAGCGTGACGGGGCCTCCGGGCACCACGGTCGCGGGCGTCACCGCGAGGTTGATGTAGTTAGGCGTCACGGTAGTGCCCATATTTCCGTTAAAGAGGCTATGGGAGTCAGTAGCTGCCACCGCATTCAGGAATTCGCAATATTGGGAATAAGTAATCTCATATTGGCCAATGTAATAGTCGTAGTCTACTCCCCCAAATCCTTCTCCCGAATATCCGGGATCATCATTTGGATTCCCTCCATTCCCTATAGCGACCCAGGTAAGGGCTACAGGAGTAACGCTGTGTGAGCCTTCAACCGCGCTGAGTCCCGCGCGCGGGGAGCTGTTCTTTAACATCGTCCATGCAGTGGTGGCGGTCGCAGCGGGGCTGACTCCAGTAGAACTCGCAACACGGAAACCGCTGTTTTCTGACCCTCTCGACGGGTTCCCTCCTTCCGGCCAGTCTTCCCAGAAACCATTCGCATCCCCAGCGCATCCAGAAGACCAGCCACACCCCACGGTTGTTCTAGTCCCTTCATTGCCCTTATCTTCTATCAATTCACTGACATTACCGGATTGATCATAGGTGCCGTAAGGAGAGGGAGCATTTATATATGAACCCACATCCTCTGTTCCGGGTGGGTCATACATCGGCGGATCCTCATGCAGGAAATTTGCGGAATTTTGACCTCCGGGTGGAGGTTCTGCGATTGGTTCAGTATTCGAGCCCGTTGGATAGTCGTAATAAGTTTTTGCTGGCGAGTAGTAGGCTGCCTTATACCATTCATTTGCCGTTGGGATCCAGAACAGGGCGCCAGATTCATGGGCAACCGGGTCATTGGTAAGGTCATCATCATATCCCCTGGGATCATTGGAGTCACCAGATGCAAAATTATAAGCTCCTTTCTCCGTGTCACCATTTCCCTTTCCATTGTGAAGCCAGTTGCAAAATCTTGCTGCATCATACCAATTGACCCAGCACACAGGTCTATTCTCTCGGCCAGGAATTACACTATAGGTGTAACTACCACTGGAACCTGAGCGAGTGATACCACTCCAGGCACCAAGTTGTGCATACGAATCTTGAAAATAAAAAAGAGCGGCAAGAATGACAACCAGCACGACCAGGGATCGTTTCATGTGCGCATCCTTTTATTGCTGAAAACAATTAATTATATGCCATATGGGGATAAAAGTACAACAAGGAAAAATCAGGGTCACGTAATGTTTCTAATCCAATTGCATTCTCGCGCTATCCGCTATTTCGGGAGCGGGTTTATTCCGCTCGCGTTTCTCCAGAGGAGTAAACCTTGATGGCGGCGGCGCCCTCGACCGGGCATACGTACTCGCAGTGCCCGCAGCCGACGCACTGGCGCGTGTCAACGACGGGGCGGCCGAGAATGAACTGCTCCCCGCGAGGCCCCCGTACCGCGGCCTCGTCAATTTTTATCGCCTTGGGGGACACCGGGCATACCTCTTCGCAGGCAATGCATGACATGTTGGTCGCCCAGGGGATGCAGCGCTTCCTGTCCACGGCGGCGGTGCCGAGCTTCACCGGCCTGAGTCTCTCCGAACCCATCTTCTGTTCAGTATTCAGCTTCCTGATCGCCTGCGAGGGACACACCTGTCCACAGAGGGTGCAACTGTAGACACAGTAGCCGATTCGCGGTATGAGCCGCGGCGTCCACAGGCCCTCGATGCCGGCCTCCGCAATCGAGGGATGGATGGCGCTCGTGGGGCATATTCGCGTGCACGTGCCGCAGCGGAGGCAGGTCCGGAGGAACTCATCCTCGGGCCGCGCACCCGGCGGCCTGATGAGCATGGAGCGGTTGCCCGCCCTTCCTGATGCGCGGAGGAGGGGGATCGCCAGCAGGCCCGCGCCGATGCTCACGATGAGGCCCCGCCGCGTCAGGTCGGGTGTGTACTCGGCGGCATCCCGGACGCCGAGGACGTTGAAGTCAAGAACGTCCTCGGGACACGCGGCCAGGCAGTTGAGGCAAAGAAGGCACTCGGGCGCTTTCCATCTCGCGCCGCCCTCGGGTGAACTGCCGCCCTGGCACCGGATGGTGCAATCGCCGCACATCGTGCACTGCGCGTTCCGCTTCACCATCCTCAGGAGGGAGACGCGCGACACAAGCCCCAGGAGCGCCCCGAGCGGGCATAGGAATCGGCACCAGAAGCGCGGGTACCAGAGATTGGCGGCGAGGAGGGAGGCAAGGATGAATCCCGTGAGGAGCGCGGATCGGAAAAACACGTGCGCGCCGATGAGCTGTCTCGACTCGAGAAAGGCGTATCCCGTCTCGGCTGCGGGATCGAGTAGGGGGAGGTCTGAATCGGCGGCGAGGGATAGCGCCCCCTTGACGAGAAAATGGAATGCGGGGAATACGGAAAGCGTGCACGACCGCGCCAGGATGCAGAGGGGATCGATGACCGCAGGCTGCAGCGGGGTGAAGAGAGCGATCAGGAGCAACGATACCAGCAGGTAGTATTTGAGCGCCTGCCATGGCGCGTAGCGCCCCCGCGCCCCGGCGAATCCGGCGCCGAGCTGTCCGACGAGGTGG
This portion of the Candidatus Auribacterota bacterium genome encodes:
- a CDS encoding 2,3-bisphosphoglycerate-independent phosphoglycerate mutase, with the translated sequence MGEELIEVIKGLQEKSARKILLVVADGLGGLPMEPGGPTELEAARTPNLDALARISSCGLLEPVGPGITPGSGPAHLALFGYDPIKYNIGRGVLEGLGIDFRLTGRDVAARFNFATVDNNGKLVDRRAGRLSTEENQRLVKKLREGIRPLKGVDVFIETVKEYRGLIVLRGDGLSGDIHDTDPQELGVPALLARAFTKEAEKTAALFNNLITQAAAILNGEKRGNMVLLRGFAKYEPLPTMAERYGVNAFAVAQYPMYRGLARLVGMTVAPHTGSTAEDLRMLADNFAGYDFFYLHYKKTDTKGEDGNFPAKVEAIEELDGIVPELLTLKPDVLAITADHSTPCALAMHSWHPVPLLLHSPYCRVSSGARLTEKSCASGALGLRPSTDLMPILLAHARKLTKFGA
- a CDS encoding archease, whose protein sequence is MSYRYLEHIGDAAIEATGPTLEEAFAEAARAMIGLMVNARAAAPEKSIEIEARAATHEELLVEFLNELLAQQGLHTLIFIDCRVHGITRATHGGYALTAAASGVKPERVGAGLGHEVKAASYQGLKVEQKGGWWTVRCVLDM
- a CDS encoding ribonuclease HII produces the protein MRDQLQLTVREIEIRFLRGGETPASGEIALLETDPRAGVRRIASVLKKRTAKRERERSRLAALLAHEQSLWERGVSYIAGVDEVGVGPFAGPVVAAAVVFPRRTFLEGIRDSKELSHDRRVQLDGAIRREALSVGIGLVDVGEIDRINIYRATLEAMRLAILDLKMKVQHVLVDARTIPGIGIPQEAIAGGDGKIFSIAAASIVAKVYRDNLMLLYDRQYPQYGFARHKGYGTAEHIHALHEHGPCDIHRRSFDWRSSTGARTNVKLETPNSKP
- a CDS encoding transposase; translation: MILWHLAESFVKMIDPISEVFTAPSYEHFKSMLTSTLLSRSKRTVTTAVRLSGLIRSFSNVHRFVSRYVWDVEQLARSILSLILHYLPAHVPLIFAIDDTNVRKTGPKIFGRGLHFNHTAKGDQPKYIFGHNWVTLGFLYRSSLFSKWLCFPLWTKLYVPRKSLPADRTHRSRIEIAVQMITHICNSLQRSMILVVDGGYVRRLMLGCVKLLGSTLIGRLRSDAALYELPAKTRKTRRGRPRKYGPRLQKLSKIAQSVTYTTCRLKLYGRMRDIRVHAFTAVWKPADGLIKVLIVHWPRAKRPRYFFCTDLNRSIAFILHLVAARWAVETAFKDMKEHLGFGDYQCRRETAVSRSANLTCAALSLLTLWSLRESSQRQPELWDAVPWYPHKRYLSVLDMQEQLRAKSIQRSILSIFMGKARKSRKIKQLLALAKLAA
- a CDS encoding cob(I)yrinic acid a,c-diamide adenosyltransferase: MKGYVQLYTGDGKGKTTAALGLALRAAGAGMRVLIAQFIKGRPYCEDRALEKHRGRIVVKRYGRGCFIRGKPRPTDITAARRGLKECEAAILSGAYGLVILDEAAIAARLGLFPVSELVQLANLKPPHVELVITGRSAHPALTKRADLVTEMRERKHYYRRGVKGRKGIEK
- a CDS encoding phosphoenolpyruvate carboxykinase (GTP), with protein sequence MKEVTMLRKIVGEEDFKKLAKIDNPPLHEFLAWCVELCNPATIFVCADEPEDIRYLRESAVRNSEETPLARKGHTFHFDNYNDQGRDKKNTGILVPAGVSLGEAIETKPRDMALKDIHDILRNIMQGKEAYVCFFTLGPPDSVFSIPCVQITDSSYVAHSETILYRPGYREFIRQGPKARFFKFLHSQGELDERKTCKNLDMRRIYIDIMDDIVYSVNTQYGGNTIGLKKLAMRLAIHRGSREGWLTEHMLIMGVHGPKKRTTYFLGAFPSLCGKTSTAMLEGESIVGDDIAYLRKKDGEVRAVNVEKGMFGIIQSVNSKDDPSQWDALHSPGEVIFSNVLVTPEKGVCWIGKDGEVPPRGMNHSGEWWIGKKDAAGKEIPPSHPNARFTLSLETLGNVDPALHDPEGVTVGAIVYGGRDSDTSVPVEESFDWAHGIITKGAALESETTAATLGKEGVREFNPMSNLDFLSIQIGKYIRTNLDFSSGLKTPPQIFSVNYFIKGKDGKFLNKKTDKRVWYKWMELRVHGDVEAIRTPTGLIPRYEDLEKLFAQVLKEGYAGKDYMAQFTVRIPENLAKIDRIEEIYRTVVQDTPEILFTVLEEQKERLIQARKKFGEYITPDKF